One genomic segment of Helianthus annuus cultivar XRQ/B chromosome 14, HanXRQr2.0-SUNRISE, whole genome shotgun sequence includes these proteins:
- the LOC110907527 gene encoding BAG family molecular chaperone regulator 6, whose amino-acid sequence MMNDPFFRKQQPWSFSRSVPVQQAQQKSSPKVVSVPVHFVSSNQPPTTISKLKDSAVLNIQKLFRGFLVRKSVKKIASIRNEVYDIERRIDDTEVVSLIRRDAKERLRVNETLMSLLFKLDSIRGVDCGIRDLRKAVTKKAIGLQEKVDSIDHQTLDSNSPGEIDSPDNVRTSTLDQATEAASNSVDDRVENHEAIGDDKDVKEVVENCNPGEDVIGEVEAMETSPVVNMTHFGGKDDDAAEKHNCADYSEGNRVILEDLRGDNEKIMKMMSQISERNEMQMRMINSLSRRVEQLEKAEKQRMKKKTHASLRRKRDVDSLCI is encoded by the coding sequence ATGATGAACGATCCGTTTTTCAGAAAACAACAGCCATGGAGCTTTTCCCGATCCGTTCCGGTTCAACAAGCACAACAAAAATCGTCACCAAAAGTCGTTTCTGTGCCGGTCCACTTTGTCTCATCCAATCAACCACCAACCACAATATCGAAGTTAAAGGATTCAGCAGTTCTTAACATCCAGAAACTCTTCAGAGGCTTTCTGGTGAGGAAGAGCGTGAAGAAGATCGCTTCTATCAGAAACGAGGTTTACGATATTGAACGAAGAATTGACGATACGGAAGTTGTTAGTTTAATTCGTAGGGATGCGAAGGAGAGGCTGAGGGTGAATGAAACCCTAATGTCTTTGCTTTTCAAATTGGATTCCATTCGCGGTGTTGATTGTGGCATTAGGGATTTGAGGAAAGCTGTAACTAAGAAAGCAATTGGATTACAGGAGAAGGTGGATTCAATTGATCACCAAACCCTAGATTCAAATTCACCTGGTGAAATTGATTCTCCTGATAATGTTCGTACAAGTACATTAGATCAAGCCACAGAAGCCGCCTCTAATTCTGTTGATGACAGAGTTGAAAATCATGAAGCGATTGGGGACGATAAAGATGTAAAGGAAGTTGTTGAGAATTGTAATCCTGGTGAAGATGTAATTGGTGAAGTGGAAGCTATGGAAACTAGTCCTGTTGTAAATATGACTCATTTTGGGGGAAAAGATGATGATGCTGCAGAGAAACACAATTGTGCGGATTATTCCGAAGGAAACAGAGTAATATTAGAGGATCTGAGGGGTGATAATGAGAAGATTATGAAGATGATGAGTCAGATATCTGAGAGGAATGAGATGCAGATGCGGATGATTAACTCGTTAAGTCGAAGAGTGGAGCAGCTGGAGAAGGCTGAGAAgcaaagaatgaagaagaaaacaCATGCTTCTCTAAGGAGAAAGAGAGATGTAGATAGTTTGTGTATTTGA